In one window of Halorubrum sp. BV1 DNA:
- a CDS encoding Eco57I restriction-modification methylase domain-containing protein, whose product MKEDDFAQKVRRRLAHHYGSERVGMGHSLADTTLRPDFVVYEGPDRDQVFLVVEVKTGDESNARFRSGREQLFEYLENSEAQYGAIMTPDLDYFFSYGEDDAEPTTLSSFPGIQDVDTGRPLDSAAEARFLLRQLLDDLRTHHLDSYEFDVKADVFLALLYQITAERKGVQIDTSADLEKQIKSLQDPLETYFDTLNDVDTEPRTIEITRAVFNYFGSFKLSKTSVDVASGFFDELAGRAEMGAEQLSREVAKPMVDFAGVEAGDRVLDPASGFGVLCREIAARDAKATGVEITEGATIVAVFLNELGTQGDKVDSVCADFFEWAPDDDSVVNSIGQFDQIVLNPPVGGRISADRIPELGGSRSEIRIEEAFIARSLSLLKEGGEMVALVPEYVLAGDQSKELRDLLLHHVTFEAIITFGGGVFSDVSFRGAVIRVRKSYSPYQQLIATVDVSSKPNHTGPEDVSTAIEIVRDGDADILEIDPDEVRTLLPSQIRGEKDVLEALHGKFDSVTTLERVADIASGTTRKPEKADPGLPYLDTTRDIELEELSVRSPSTVSTIATPTDILISIKGGDTVVRRVNRKVIPSSRWAVLKFDSDHLATQYQKFFESDLGNRILEANRTGSAIRYITISALRELPVPDFTPEVESDGV is encoded by the coding sequence GTGAAAGAAGACGACTTTGCCCAAAAGGTGCGGCGGCGGCTTGCACATCATTACGGTTCTGAACGAGTAGGGATGGGGCATTCATTAGCGGATACGACGCTCCGTCCAGATTTTGTCGTTTACGAGGGCCCTGATCGAGATCAGGTGTTCTTGGTTGTCGAAGTTAAGACAGGAGACGAGAGCAACGCTCGGTTCAGGAGTGGACGTGAGCAACTGTTCGAATATCTTGAAAACAGCGAGGCACAGTATGGTGCGATTATGACGCCTGATCTTGACTATTTCTTTAGCTACGGAGAAGATGACGCCGAGCCGACAACGCTCTCGTCGTTCCCGGGTATTCAGGATGTAGATACAGGTCGTCCATTAGACTCAGCCGCCGAAGCTAGATTCTTATTGCGGCAGTTGTTGGACGACCTGAGAACGCATCATCTGGATAGCTATGAGTTTGACGTCAAGGCGGATGTTTTTCTTGCACTACTCTATCAGATTACTGCTGAACGAAAAGGGGTTCAGATCGACACTTCTGCCGATCTTGAGAAGCAAATCAAGAGTCTCCAGGATCCACTTGAGACATACTTTGATACCCTAAACGACGTTGATACCGAACCCCGCACGATAGAGATCACTCGTGCGGTATTCAATTACTTCGGGAGCTTCAAGCTGTCAAAGACGTCTGTTGATGTAGCATCTGGTTTTTTTGACGAACTCGCTGGCCGAGCAGAGATGGGCGCAGAGCAACTTTCACGAGAAGTTGCAAAACCGATGGTTGACTTTGCTGGGGTAGAAGCAGGCGATAGAGTGCTGGATCCTGCAAGCGGCTTCGGAGTCTTATGTCGGGAAATCGCCGCTCGCGACGCCAAAGCCACCGGAGTAGAGATAACTGAAGGGGCTACAATTGTTGCGGTGTTCCTTAATGAACTTGGAACACAAGGTGACAAAGTCGATAGCGTCTGTGCGGACTTCTTTGAATGGGCCCCGGATGATGACAGCGTCGTTAACTCAATTGGTCAGTTCGATCAAATTGTATTGAACCCTCCCGTAGGCGGAAGAATTTCTGCTGATCGTATCCCTGAGCTTGGTGGTTCACGATCTGAAATCAGGATTGAAGAAGCGTTCATCGCACGTTCGCTTTCCCTTCTAAAAGAAGGGGGAGAGATGGTTGCGCTTGTCCCAGAATACGTTCTCGCAGGTGACCAGTCAAAAGAGCTACGAGATCTCCTCCTCCACCACGTCACTTTTGAGGCCATCATTACGTTCGGTGGTGGTGTTTTCTCCGACGTTAGCTTCAGAGGTGCCGTCATTCGGGTTCGTAAATCATACTCCCCATATCAGCAGTTGATTGCGACTGTTGACGTCTCATCTAAACCGAATCATACCGGGCCAGAAGATGTCAGTACCGCCATCGAAATTGTTCGCGATGGTGATGCCGATATTCTTGAAATTGATCCTGATGAAGTACGAACACTTCTCCCATCCCAGATTAGGGGCGAAAAAGACGTTTTAGAAGCCCTTCATGGCAAATTTGATTCGGTTACCACCCTAGAACGAGTTGCAGATATTGCGTCCGGAACGACACGGAAGCCAGAGAAAGCCGACCCAGGTCTCCCTTATCTTGACACAACTCGTGATATTGAGCTCGAAGAATTGTCGGTGAGATCGCCAAGTACGGTTTCAACAATTGCGACACCAACAGACATTCTCATCTCAATCAAGGGGGGAGATACCGTGGTCAGAAGAGTTAATCGCAAGGTGATTCCGTCATCTCGATGGGCCGTACTCAAGTTCGATTCTGATCACCTAGCAACCCAGTATCAGAAGTTTTTCGAGTCAGACCTGGGGAACAGGATTTTGGAAGCCAACCGGACTGGAAGTGCTATCCGGTACATAACGATCAGTGCGTTGCGTGAGCTTCCGGTACCCGATTTTACTCCGGAGGTGGAGTCGGATGGTGTTTGA
- a CDS encoding ATP-binding protein, giving the protein MTDDIDDLLNEDPTLENDGDSSTTATDESPSESDQSSTTNGVPETSVPSADGDLAEGEIGHVLASEEIMVGRDEYNVNAFITTTERDEVRVGDYVQIPYPKSNDELFAVTDKLRYEPYTDLDDKSDTHNHISRHQDLDESEFVLVASLDPIAILSPTQDGNLDRGIVNRIPKPNTPVSLSRDDEYLRTGLSIPDEGPFCGYLSVGGEEMIIDGDKFPYYLSNPGIDPETGEPEPGEPAIFRHSLIAGSTGKGKTHFTKNLLRQFVDGQRYPIEHHESGEQLQGRLNTVILDPENEYWQMGEDPELDEKTKQKLRRQGIKVGGVDDLEVFVPNIGNVPNPGTGTQQPFGIPFELVRSRPQLLMPYQPRETIRSALEMALDSYFDHADAEGKTPTYTDFRSYVQTNEELQDDSEIASQTWSAMIRRIKDPTFENVFDQGMSSLTDLDNDMFREGQVTVIPTSHLRGAKEHLTVLSILSYIIENKIDDHHVVDQIKNTPMLVAVDEAHNYFSSPDSLREQYIVRRAREAVKQGRKDKLGLMMITQNPEDIDDDILKQINTNIFLGLREEVVEKVPSIPRGFKRDIPKFGKGQAVVKAPDVEAVEVIGLPDCVTKHD; this is encoded by the coding sequence ATGACTGACGACATCGACGACCTCCTGAACGAAGACCCGACTCTCGAAAACGACGGCGACAGCTCAACCACGGCTACTGACGAGTCGCCGAGTGAATCCGACCAGTCCAGCACCACCAACGGCGTTCCTGAGACTTCGGTCCCGAGCGCCGACGGCGATCTCGCCGAGGGCGAAATCGGCCACGTCCTCGCGAGCGAGGAGATCATGGTCGGCCGCGACGAGTACAACGTCAACGCGTTCATTACCACCACCGAGCGTGACGAAGTTCGCGTGGGAGATTACGTCCAAATTCCCTACCCGAAAAGTAACGACGAACTCTTCGCGGTCACAGACAAGCTTCGCTACGAACCCTACACCGATCTGGACGACAAATCAGACACGCACAACCACATTAGCCGTCATCAGGATCTCGACGAGTCAGAGTTCGTCCTGGTTGCGTCCCTTGATCCGATTGCGATCCTGAGTCCGACGCAGGACGGGAACTTGGACAGAGGAATTGTGAATCGGATTCCGAAGCCAAACACACCGGTAAGCCTCTCCCGCGACGACGAGTACCTTCGAACCGGCCTGAGCATCCCCGACGAGGGCCCGTTCTGTGGCTACCTCTCGGTCGGCGGCGAAGAGATGATCATCGACGGCGACAAATTCCCGTACTATCTGTCGAATCCAGGGATCGATCCTGAGACAGGGGAACCCGAACCTGGTGAACCAGCGATTTTCAGACACTCTCTCATCGCCGGCTCTACCGGGAAAGGCAAGACACACTTCACGAAGAATCTGCTGCGGCAGTTCGTCGACGGGCAGCGTTATCCCATCGAACACCACGAATCGGGCGAACAGCTACAGGGCCGGCTGAATACCGTGATCCTCGATCCCGAGAACGAATACTGGCAGATGGGCGAGGATCCCGAACTCGACGAGAAAACTAAACAGAAGCTACGTCGACAGGGGATCAAGGTCGGTGGCGTCGACGATCTCGAAGTGTTCGTCCCAAACATCGGGAATGTGCCGAACCCAGGAACGGGAACGCAGCAACCGTTCGGCATCCCCTTCGAACTCGTCCGATCGCGTCCACAGCTGTTGATGCCGTACCAGCCGCGAGAGACCATCCGTAGCGCTCTGGAAATGGCCCTCGACTCGTACTTCGACCATGCCGATGCTGAAGGGAAGACGCCGACGTACACCGACTTCCGATCCTACGTACAAACGAACGAGGAACTCCAAGACGATAGCGAGATCGCGAGCCAGACCTGGTCAGCGATGATTCGCCGCATCAAGGACCCGACATTCGAGAACGTGTTCGATCAGGGGATGTCGTCGCTCACCGACCTGGATAATGACATGTTCCGGGAGGGCCAAGTAACCGTGATTCCTACAAGCCACCTTCGCGGTGCGAAAGAACACCTGACCGTGCTCTCGATCCTCTCGTACATCATTGAGAACAAGATCGATGACCACCACGTAGTCGACCAGATCAAGAACACGCCGATGCTGGTCGCCGTCGACGAAGCCCACAACTACTTTTCGTCCCCCGATTCCCTACGCGAACAATACATCGTTCGGCGTGCAAGAGAGGCCGTCAAACAGGGCCGCAAAGACAAACTGGGGCTGATGATGATCACGCAGAACCCAGAAGACATCGACGACGACATCCTGAAGCAAATCAACACGAACATCTTCCTCGGCCTGCGGGAGGAAGTCGTTGAAAAAGTGCCCTCAATCCCGCGTGGATTCAAGCGTGACATCCCCAAATTTGGTAAGGGGCAAGCCGTTGTGAAAGCCCCCGACGTTGAAGCGGTTGAAGTAATTGGTCTCCCAGACTGCGTGACGAAGCACGATTAG